The proteins below come from a single Gammaproteobacteria bacterium CG11_big_fil_rev_8_21_14_0_20_46_22 genomic window:
- a CDS encoding protein-export chaperone SecB, producing MAEQQFEIQRLYLKDASFEAPNTPELFLREWQPEVSIDLNVENKNIEGDIYEVSLLVTVTAKADEKTAFLVEVKQAAIFTIAGFDDEQRGHMLGAFCPNILYPYAREAVSDLVNRASLPQLLLAPINFDALYQQQRQGGGKQDA from the coding sequence ATGGCTGAACAGCAATTTGAAATCCAACGTTTATATTTGAAAGACGCATCTTTTGAAGCCCCCAATACACCTGAGCTTTTTTTGCGTGAATGGCAGCCGGAAGTGAGCATTGATCTGAATGTTGAAAATAAAAATATCGAAGGCGATATTTATGAGGTTTCGCTGTTGGTAACAGTCACCGCAAAAGCGGACGAGAAAACAGCGTTCTTAGTCGAAGTGAAACAAGCGGCTATTTTCACTATCGCAGGTTTTGATGACGAGCAGCGCGGCCATATGCTAGGCGCCTTCTGCCCGAACATTTTATACCCTTACGCGCGTGAAGCCGTGTCTGATTTGGTTAATCGTGCAAGCTTGCCACAGTTGCTATTAGCGCCTATCAATTTTGATGCTTTGTATCAGCAACAGCGGCAAGGCGGCGGTAAACAAGACGCGTAG
- a CDS encoding 30S ribosomal protein S20, translating into MANTPQSRKRARQALKRRMHNVSLRSKLRTFIKRVRYAVEAGKKDEAMTAFNAAVPVIDGMASKGLIHKNAAARYKSRLNSQIKALSI; encoded by the coding sequence GTGGCAAACACCCCACAATCTAGAAAACGCGCGCGACAAGCGCTTAAACGCCGCATGCACAACGTGAGCTTGCGCTCTAAATTACGCACTTTCATTAAGCGAGTTCGCTACGCGGTTGAAGCGGGCAAGAAAGACGAAGCCATGACGGCATTCAACGCAGCCGTGCCCGTCATCGATGGCATGGCGAGCAAAGGCTTGATTCATAAAAACGCAGCGGCTCGCTATAAAAGCCGTTTGAACAGCCAAATCAAAGCATTATCAATTTAA
- the grxC gene encoding glutaredoxin 3, with protein MKQVMIYSADYCPYCVRAKQFFESRGIAYTELRVDENDELRGEMEAKSGRRTIPQIFIGDSHVGGYDDLIAMARSGSLDTLLEE; from the coding sequence GTGAAGCAAGTGATGATTTATTCGGCGGATTACTGCCCCTACTGTGTTCGGGCAAAACAATTCTTTGAAAGCCGCGGTATCGCTTACACTGAGCTTCGCGTTGATGAAAATGACGAGCTGCGTGGCGAAATGGAAGCTAAAAGTGGTCGCCGAACCATTCCGCAAATTTTTATTGGTGACAGTCATGTGGGTGGTTACGATGATTTAATCGCAATGGCACGCAGTGGCTCATTAGACACATTACTAGAGGAGTAA